A genomic stretch from Dyella sp. M7H15-1 includes:
- a CDS encoding penicillin-binding protein 2 — MNWLPRPSAKPAARRQGMGPSARRRMLLVVGILGAASLGLVARAFDLQVVRKQFYQNQGDARFLRVVPIAVSRGTIFDRNGEPLAVSTPMVSITVVPSEVLDNTDRIPTLAQALGTHPDDLKNYLEQRADREFAYLRRQMSPDAAQAVLDLGVPGVNGQREYKRYYPSGEVTAHVLGFTNIDDHGQEGLELAFDSWLAGKPGAKRVIRDRMGHIVEDVEQVRAPQPGQNLTLSIDRRIQFLAYSELKKQLEDLSADSGEMVILDVHTGEILAMVSLPTYNPNAVTGSAPAQRRNRAVTDVVEPGSTMKPFTMAAGLSSGKYTPTAPMIDTGNGHWYFMGKDIRDVESGGNGVLTPTGVLTKSSNIGAAKIALSLDSKFLYDTYRAFGYGESTSSGFPGESAGFLKTSRGWRPIEKATMGYGYGLNVTPLQLAVAYGTLADNGIRHTPTFIKGGADAGMQIISPVIARELVNMLETVTAPGGSATRAQIANYIVAGKTGTAHLVLGGGYAKNNYNSLFAGIVPATDPRLVGVVVINNPKSSIYYGGLVSAPVFQRVMTGALRLLDVPPDNIGRWYAGGPLQAGGGLAGTAPAQNTPDDRSTVEAVDP, encoded by the coding sequence ATGAACTGGCTTCCACGTCCCAGCGCCAAACCCGCCGCGCGCCGCCAAGGCATGGGGCCGAGTGCACGCCGCCGCATGCTGTTGGTGGTCGGCATCCTCGGTGCCGCATCGTTGGGTTTGGTCGCGCGAGCCTTCGACCTGCAGGTGGTGCGCAAGCAGTTCTATCAGAACCAGGGTGATGCGCGTTTCCTGCGCGTGGTGCCGATTGCGGTGTCGCGCGGCACCATCTTCGATCGCAACGGCGAGCCGCTGGCGGTGTCCACGCCGATGGTGTCGATCACGGTCGTGCCGTCGGAAGTGCTCGATAACACCGATCGTATCCCCACACTCGCGCAGGCGCTGGGCACTCATCCCGATGATCTGAAGAACTATCTCGAACAACGCGCCGATCGCGAATTCGCCTATCTGCGCCGGCAGATGAGCCCGGACGCGGCGCAGGCCGTGCTCGATCTGGGTGTGCCCGGCGTCAACGGCCAGCGTGAATACAAGCGCTATTACCCGTCCGGTGAAGTGACCGCACACGTGCTCGGCTTCACCAATATCGACGATCACGGCCAGGAGGGTCTGGAGCTGGCCTTCGATAGCTGGCTTGCGGGCAAGCCGGGCGCCAAGCGTGTGATTCGCGACCGTATGGGCCACATTGTGGAAGATGTGGAGCAGGTGCGTGCGCCGCAGCCGGGGCAGAATCTCACGCTCAGCATCGATCGCCGCATTCAGTTCCTCGCCTACAGCGAGCTGAAGAAGCAACTGGAGGATCTCAGCGCTGATTCCGGTGAAATGGTGATCTTGGACGTACACACCGGCGAGATCCTCGCCATGGTCAGCTTGCCTACCTACAATCCCAACGCGGTCACCGGTAGTGCGCCCGCGCAGCGTCGCAATCGCGCCGTGACTGACGTGGTCGAGCCGGGCTCGACCATGAAGCCGTTCACCATGGCGGCAGGTCTGTCCAGTGGCAAATACACGCCCACCGCGCCGATGATCGATACCGGCAACGGACACTGGTATTTCATGGGCAAGGACATCCGTGACGTCGAATCGGGCGGCAACGGTGTGCTTACGCCCACCGGCGTGTTGACCAAGTCCAGCAATATCGGTGCGGCAAAAATTGCACTGTCGCTGGATAGTAAATTCCTTTACGACACCTATCGCGCCTTCGGTTACGGCGAGAGCACCAGCAGCGGTTTCCCAGGTGAATCGGCAGGCTTTCTCAAGACCAGTCGCGGCTGGCGTCCGATCGAAAAAGCCACCATGGGCTACGGTTACGGCCTCAACGTTACGCCGCTGCAACTGGCCGTGGCCTACGGCACGCTGGCGGATAATGGCATACGGCATACGCCTACCTTCATTAAGGGTGGCGCCGATGCGGGCATGCAGATCATCTCGCCAGTTATCGCGCGCGAGCTTGTCAACATGTTGGAAACGGTGACGGCGCCGGGCGGGTCGGCCACGCGTGCGCAGATCGCCAACTACATCGTCGCCGGCAAGACTGGCACGGCGCATCTGGTGTTGGGGGGCGGCTATGCGAAGAACAACTACAACTCGCTGTTCGCTGGCATTGTGCCGGCCACCGATCCGCGTCTGGTCGGCGTGGTGGTGATCAACAATCCCAAGTCCAGCATTTACTACGGCGGCCTGGTGTCCGCGCCGGTGTTTCAGCGTGTGATGACTGGCGCGCTGCGTCTGCTTGATGTGCCACCGGATAACATTGGTCGCTGGTATGCCGGCGGTCCGTTGCAGGCCGGCGGTGGGTTGGCCGGTACCGCTCCAGCGCAAAACACGCCAGATGACCGATCCACCGTGGAGGCCGTCGACCCATGA
- the ftsL gene encoding cell division protein FtsL, translated as MRVVGLLFLMILLIAVLVSAIAVVWTRHQSRVLFVQLTQLQGQRDALNIEYGQLELEQATWAEPRRIDNEARTKLGMLMPRPQDVQLVRQP; from the coding sequence ATGAGAGTGGTCGGTCTGTTGTTCCTGATGATCCTGCTGATCGCCGTGCTGGTGAGCGCGATTGCCGTGGTGTGGACGCGACATCAGAGTCGAGTGCTGTTCGTGCAGCTCACCCAGCTTCAGGGCCAGCGTGACGCCCTGAATATTGAATACGGCCAGCTCGAACTGGAGCAGGCAACCTGGGCCGAACCGCGTCGCATTGATAATGAAGCGCGCACCAAGCTTGGCATGCTCATGCCGCGTCCGCAGGACGTGCAACTGGTGCGACAGCCATGA
- the rsmH gene encoding 16S rRNA (cytosine(1402)-N(4))-methyltransferase RsmH, whose protein sequence is MNSGSEVPQHIPVMLNEAVEGLAVREDGRYLDGTFGRGGHARAVLSRLGSGGHLLLMDRDPQAIAAAQKEFAGDSRVSIRHANFSTLAEWDETSEGLDGVLLDLGVSSPQLDEAARGFSFMADAPLDMRMDTTQGESAADFLAHADEREIADVLWTYGEERFSRKIARVIVEHRNESPMTRTGELATLIERVVGRRESGKHPATRSFQALRIRVNGELDALQRGLDAALDRLKPAGRLSVISFHSLEDRAVKLFIRDHSGRVQGSRRGPPLMVAPARLAAVGKAQFPSAAEQADNPRSRSAVLRVAEKLPEGGRA, encoded by the coding sequence ATGAATTCAGGCTCCGAAGTACCGCAACACATCCCTGTGATGCTGAATGAAGCGGTGGAGGGTCTCGCCGTGCGGGAAGACGGGCGTTATCTCGATGGCACCTTCGGACGCGGCGGTCACGCCCGCGCCGTGTTGTCGCGCCTGGGCTCTGGCGGACACTTGCTGCTGATGGATCGCGACCCGCAGGCCATTGCTGCGGCACAGAAGGAATTCGCGGGTGACTCGCGCGTGTCGATCCGCCATGCCAATTTCTCTACGCTGGCCGAATGGGATGAGACCTCGGAGGGTTTGGATGGTGTGCTGCTCGACCTGGGCGTTTCCTCACCGCAATTAGACGAAGCTGCCCGCGGCTTCAGCTTCATGGCGGATGCGCCGCTGGACATGCGCATGGACACCACTCAGGGCGAGAGTGCCGCTGACTTCCTTGCCCACGCCGATGAGCGTGAGATCGCCGATGTGTTGTGGACCTATGGCGAGGAGCGCTTCAGTCGCAAGATCGCCCGCGTCATCGTCGAGCATCGCAACGAATCGCCGATGACTCGCACGGGTGAACTGGCGACGTTGATCGAACGTGTAGTGGGCCGTCGCGAGTCGGGCAAGCATCCGGCAACGCGCAGCTTTCAGGCCCTGCGCATCCGTGTCAATGGTGAGCTGGACGCGTTGCAGCGCGGTCTCGATGCGGCCCTGGATCGACTCAAGCCCGCTGGCCGCTTGTCGGTAATCAGTTTCCACTCACTGGAAGATCGCGCCGTGAAGCTGTTTATTCGCGATCATTCCGGCCGTGTGCAAGGCAGTCGTCGTGGACCTCCGTTGATGGTAGCGCCTGCACGTCTTGCCGCGGTCGGCAAGGCCCAGTTTCCCTCTGCAGCCGAGCAGGCGGACAACCCGCGTTCCCGTTCCGCGGTGTTGCGCGTGGCGGAAAAGCTCCCAGAGGGAGGCCGCGCATGA
- the mraZ gene encoding division/cell wall cluster transcriptional repressor MraZ — protein sequence MFQGETAITVDDKGRLAIPTAYRELVAGACANRLVITYNPFESGCLWLFPHAEWERVRDQVNALPSVKAVHRALQMKLVGAAAMVEPDNAVRILLPASQRMAAGIEKKAVLLGMGNKFELWSEQAHLAKIRQTIGEDEISDDMTDLRL from the coding sequence GTGTTTCAGGGCGAAACCGCCATCACCGTCGATGACAAGGGCCGGTTGGCTATCCCGACTGCGTATCGGGAGCTAGTCGCAGGTGCTTGTGCCAATCGGTTGGTGATCACTTACAACCCGTTCGAGTCGGGTTGCTTGTGGCTGTTCCCGCATGCCGAATGGGAGCGGGTGCGCGACCAGGTGAATGCGTTACCGAGCGTCAAGGCCGTGCATCGCGCCTTGCAGATGAAGCTGGTCGGTGCGGCTGCCATGGTTGAGCCGGACAATGCGGTGCGCATCCTGTTGCCGGCCAGCCAGCGCATGGCGGCCGGGATCGAGAAGAAGGCAGTTCTGTTAGGCATGGGCAACAAGTTCGAGCTGTGGAGCGAACAGGCCCACCTGGCCAAGATCCGCCAGACCATCGGCGAAGACGAGATCAGCGACGACATGACGGACCTGCGGCTCTGA
- the rsmI gene encoding 16S rRNA (cytidine(1402)-2'-O)-methyltransferase: protein MSLEQTGCLWVVATPIGHRDDISARAIEILRHVTVIAAEDTRHSRPMLLQHNIDTPLIALHEHNEREVVAAIVRRLEQGESVALISDAGTPLISDPGFRLVRAAREAGIRCVPVPGACAAIAALSVAGLPSDRFVFEGFLPPKSAARRSRLEALAGDLRTLIFYESSHRVAESLADMQDVLGAEREAVLARELTKLFETVIGEPLARLAARVKEDPNQQRGECVILIAGRGEEADEKLAEGQRVFAILREELSPAKAAKLAAAITGASRKALYERDSG, encoded by the coding sequence ATGTCTTTAGAACAGACTGGCTGCCTATGGGTGGTGGCCACGCCTATCGGGCATCGCGACGATATCTCTGCGCGTGCCATTGAAATCTTGCGCCATGTCACTGTGATTGCGGCGGAAGACACTCGGCACAGCCGCCCCATGTTGCTCCAACACAACATCGATACGCCGTTGATTGCTTTGCATGAACATAATGAGCGTGAAGTGGTGGCGGCCATCGTGCGTCGTTTGGAGCAGGGTGAGTCTGTCGCGCTGATTTCCGATGCGGGTACGCCGTTAATCAGCGATCCCGGTTTTCGTCTGGTACGGGCAGCGCGTGAAGCGGGCATCCGTTGTGTGCCGGTGCCGGGTGCCTGTGCGGCGATTGCTGCGCTTTCTGTCGCAGGCTTGCCCAGCGATCGTTTTGTCTTCGAAGGTTTCCTGCCGCCCAAATCGGCGGCTCGCCGCAGTCGGCTCGAGGCGCTTGCGGGTGATCTACGCACGTTGATTTTTTACGAATCCTCGCATCGCGTGGCGGAAAGCCTTGCCGATATGCAGGATGTTTTGGGTGCCGAACGCGAGGCAGTGTTGGCGCGCGAACTCACCAAGCTGTTCGAAACGGTGATCGGCGAACCGCTGGCGCGGTTGGCGGCACGCGTGAAAGAGGATCCGAATCAACAGCGCGGCGAATGCGTGATCCTGATAGCCGGGCGCGGCGAAGAGGCGGATGAAAAACTGGCCGAGGGTCAGCGTGTGTTTGCGATCTTGCGCGAGGAATTGTCGCCGGCGAAGGCGGCTAAGCTGGCCGCGGCGATCACCGGGGCTTCGCGCAAGGCGTTGTATGAGCGGGATTCGGGGTGA
- a CDS encoding penicillin-binding protein activator: MRLSRLALSGLLVSLVLSGCVPSVAPRSPAEITAAQNAADLARQGQFDRAAQAYLTLATQAPRRADHYNLLAAEAYREEGALDRAAPITAGIQRNELTEDEPARLDLLRAEIALRQRDPAKALQLTTQPDVTFPANLQPRMLMLRADAQADTGDLWDAAHTRISMDSLLQGADRAQNRDQAVSLLARLGAAPLQQRAAAMQPNDPMLPWINEALGRLGVTVAQALPNLTQPVGTLVPGNGANVHEGYKMPAQVALLLPNNDGLVGIGAAIREGFFAAYYQASDTHAPRATVRVYDSGGSAASAIKAYNQAVSDGAQLVVGPLTHSEVMGVLGQSSLPVPVLALNHSENKSLPAGTASEFALMPEDEGAQAADHMIDRGVRSAYLLTSHDDFARRAGAAFKAEFATKGGQVAGAAQIASGNVNYGGAINALNADNASADAGIFISMRTEQARLLLPQLRVARINLPVFATSHIYGGSDNPTADRDLEDVEFCDAPWLFDAQTGLPNYQDVASQLPAARGATAPLFAFGMDAWNLVPYIDWMRNHPGSYLSGATGQLAADTFGHVNRVLTWLKFQDGVARPMDGSLQMDNAPGDPAPAGSAPAPASSDPMQPAD; encoded by the coding sequence ATGCGCTTGAGTCGTCTTGCCCTGTCAGGACTGCTGGTTTCGCTCGTATTGAGTGGCTGCGTTCCTTCGGTGGCGCCTCGTTCACCTGCTGAAATCACCGCGGCCCAAAACGCCGCCGACCTGGCCAGGCAAGGACAATTCGACAGAGCCGCGCAAGCCTATCTGACCCTGGCCACGCAAGCGCCGCGTCGTGCCGACCACTACAACCTGCTCGCCGCGGAGGCCTATCGCGAGGAAGGCGCACTGGATCGCGCCGCACCGATCACTGCCGGCATTCAGCGCAATGAACTCACCGAAGACGAACCGGCACGCCTGGATCTGCTGCGTGCGGAGATTGCATTGCGCCAGCGCGACCCGGCCAAAGCACTGCAACTGACCACGCAGCCCGACGTCACCTTTCCGGCCAACCTGCAACCACGCATGTTGATGCTGCGCGCGGATGCCCAGGCCGATACCGGCGATTTGTGGGACGCCGCTCACACTCGCATAAGCATGGATAGCTTGCTGCAGGGCGCCGATCGCGCGCAAAACCGTGATCAAGCCGTTTCGCTACTCGCTAGACTCGGCGCCGCACCACTGCAGCAACGCGCAGCCGCTATGCAACCCAACGACCCGATGCTGCCGTGGATCAATGAAGCACTGGGCCGACTTGGCGTGACCGTAGCCCAGGCGCTGCCCAACCTGACCCAGCCGGTGGGCACACTGGTACCGGGCAACGGCGCCAACGTGCACGAAGGCTATAAAATGCCTGCCCAGGTTGCGCTGCTGCTGCCCAATAACGATGGCTTGGTTGGCATAGGCGCGGCGATTCGCGAAGGCTTTTTCGCGGCCTACTATCAGGCATCCGACACGCATGCCCCACGAGCCACTGTTCGCGTCTACGACAGCGGCGGCAGTGCCGCCAGCGCCATCAAGGCCTATAACCAGGCCGTTTCGGATGGCGCGCAACTGGTCGTAGGGCCGCTGACACATTCGGAAGTCATGGGCGTACTGGGCCAGTCGTCGCTGCCGGTTCCCGTGCTCGCACTCAATCATTCGGAAAATAAGAGCCTGCCCGCGGGCACTGCCAGCGAATTCGCGCTGATGCCCGAGGACGAAGGTGCGCAGGCTGCCGATCACATGATTGATCGTGGCGTGCGCAGTGCGTACCTCCTCACCTCTCATGATGACTTCGCCAGGCGCGCGGGCGCGGCATTCAAAGCTGAATTCGCGACTAAAGGAGGGCAGGTTGCCGGCGCTGCCCAGATTGCCTCCGGCAACGTCAACTATGGTGGTGCCATCAACGCATTGAACGCTGATAATGCAAGCGCTGATGCCGGCATTTTCATCAGCATGCGTACCGAGCAGGCGCGCTTGTTGCTGCCCCAATTGCGCGTCGCACGCATCAATCTGCCAGTGTTTGCCACCTCGCATATCTATGGCGGTAGCGATAACCCCACGGCAGACCGCGATCTGGAAGACGTCGAGTTTTGCGATGCTCCATGGTTATTCGACGCACAGACTGGCCTGCCCAATTACCAGGATGTCGCTTCGCAATTGCCAGCGGCACGCGGGGCAACCGCCCCATTGTTTGCCTTTGGCATGGATGCGTGGAATCTGGTTCCTTACATCGACTGGATGCGCAATCATCCCGGCAGCTATCTGTCGGGCGCCACCGGCCAGCTTGCCGCTGATACCTTCGGTCACGTCAATCGCGTGCTAACCTGGCTGAAATTCCAGGACGGCGTTGCCCGCCCAATGGATGGTAGTCTGCAAATGGACAACGCACCCGGCGACCCAGCACCTGCAGGCAGCGCACCAGCGCCAGCCAGCAGCGACCCCATGCAGCCGGCCGACTGA
- a CDS encoding YraN family protein, producing MRVTGAVFEQLACRELERAGLKLLERNYTTRYGELDLVMRDGDMLVFVEVRHRIRASHGDALASITATKQMRLIQTAQLWLAAHPQHAQRACRFDVVSYDGPANRAQMNWLRSAFETG from the coding sequence ATGCGGGTTACCGGAGCGGTGTTCGAGCAACTGGCGTGCCGTGAACTCGAACGTGCCGGGCTGAAACTACTCGAGCGCAACTACACCACCAGATATGGCGAGCTGGATCTGGTGATGCGCGATGGCGATATGCTGGTTTTCGTTGAAGTACGTCATCGAATCCGTGCCAGCCACGGCGATGCGCTGGCATCGATCACGGCGACCAAGCAAATGCGACTGATCCAGACAGCCCAGCTCTGGCTGGCTGCGCATCCGCAGCATGCGCAGCGCGCTTGCCGGTTCGATGTGGTCAGCTATGACGGACCTGCAAACCGCGCACAGATGAATTGGTTGCGGAGTGCCTTCGAAACCGGCTGA
- the rhtC gene encoding threonine export protein RhtC — translation MSLFITIAIVQIIALITPGPDFFFVSQTAVSRSRHEAMAGVAGITLGVTIWSALALLGLQLLLHKLIWLEHLIAVAGGLYLCWMGVKMLRAALAKSSPTQATEPAQVFVGAWRSMRNGLFTNLANPKVVIYFGSIFSAFVGTGVSSDARWALWAMVVAETFLWFSFVAGCFALPVMRRGYLRISRWIDGCAGAVFMAFGVHLIFSRRAA, via the coding sequence ATGAGCCTGTTCATCACGATTGCGATTGTCCAGATCATCGCCCTGATCACGCCTGGCCCTGATTTCTTCTTCGTGTCGCAGACCGCGGTCAGCCGTTCCCGGCATGAGGCGATGGCTGGTGTGGCCGGCATTACGCTGGGTGTGACGATCTGGTCGGCGTTGGCGTTGCTTGGGCTGCAATTACTACTGCACAAGCTGATCTGGCTGGAGCACCTGATTGCCGTCGCCGGTGGTCTGTATCTGTGCTGGATGGGGGTGAAGATGTTGCGCGCGGCACTGGCCAAATCCTCGCCAACGCAGGCAACAGAGCCCGCTCAGGTGTTCGTGGGTGCATGGCGCTCCATGCGCAATGGTCTGTTCACCAATCTCGCCAACCCGAAGGTGGTGATTTATTTCGGCAGCATCTTTTCGGCCTTCGTCGGCACGGGTGTCAGCTCGGATGCGCGCTGGGCGCTGTGGGCGATGGTGGTAGCCGAGACTTTCTTGTGGTTCTCGTTCGTAGCGGGATGTTTCGCCTTGCCGGTGATGCGTCGCGGCTATCTGCGCATCAGTCGCTGGATCGATGGTTGTGCCGGTGCCGTGTTCATGGCATTTGGTGTGCATCTGATCTTCTCGCGGCGTGCGGCATAG
- a CDS encoding nucleoside permease — MSLKLRLIAMNFLQFFVWGAWLITIGAYWFQNRHWSGSEFGAIFSTMGIASLFMPSMTGVIADKWIRAERLYGTLHIFGAGVLCLMPMIDNPQTLFWVMLINMMCYMPTISLAITVAYNALKQDGVDVVRVYPPIRVWGTVGFIAAMWMVSLLHLETTTGQFYVAAAAALILGIYAFTLPPCPPRLRGKDYHSWLDTFGLTSFTLFKHGKMATFFIFAILLGAALQLTNAYGDTFLHDFAHVDAYKNLVAVRYPAIIMSISQVSETLFILAIPFFLKRFGIKTVMLISMLAWTLRFGLFAFGDPGLGLWMIVLSCIVYGMAFDFFNISGSLFVESQSDPAIRASAQGLFMLMTNGIGAVLGSSISGVIIDQYFTRLDHSLDWHGIWITFATYSLAVAVLFMLLFRHKHEPETLASAIVH, encoded by the coding sequence ATGAGCCTGAAGTTGCGACTCATCGCCATGAACTTCCTGCAGTTCTTTGTCTGGGGCGCATGGTTGATCACCATCGGCGCCTACTGGTTCCAGAATCGCCACTGGTCGGGCTCCGAGTTCGGGGCGATTTTCTCCACCATGGGCATCGCCTCGCTGTTCATGCCCTCGATGACAGGCGTGATCGCCGACAAGTGGATTCGCGCCGAACGCCTCTACGGCACCTTGCACATCTTCGGTGCGGGTGTGCTTTGCCTCATGCCAATGATCGACAACCCGCAAACGCTGTTCTGGGTGATGTTGATCAACATGATGTGCTACATGCCAACCATCTCGCTGGCGATCACCGTGGCCTACAATGCGCTCAAGCAGGACGGCGTGGACGTGGTGCGCGTGTATCCACCAATCCGCGTATGGGGCACGGTGGGTTTTATTGCCGCCATGTGGATGGTGAGCCTGCTACATCTTGAAACCACCACCGGCCAGTTTTACGTCGCTGCGGCAGCCGCGCTGATACTCGGCATCTACGCCTTTACCTTGCCGCCCTGCCCACCTCGCCTGCGCGGCAAAGATTATCACTCATGGCTGGATACGTTTGGCCTTACCTCGTTCACGTTGTTCAAGCACGGCAAGATGGCGACCTTCTTCATCTTCGCCATACTGCTGGGCGCAGCGCTGCAGCTGACCAACGCCTACGGCGACACCTTTCTGCATGATTTCGCCCACGTCGATGCATACAAAAACTTGGTGGCAGTACGCTACCCGGCCATCATTATGTCGATTTCGCAGGTGTCCGAAACGCTGTTCATCCTGGCCATTCCGTTCTTCCTGAAGCGCTTTGGCATCAAGACAGTGATGCTTATCAGCATGCTCGCCTGGACCCTGCGCTTCGGCCTGTTCGCCTTTGGCGATCCTGGTCTAGGCCTGTGGATGATCGTACTGTCGTGCATCGTCTACGGCATGGCCTTCGACTTCTTCAATATCTCCGGCTCGTTGTTCGTGGAAAGCCAGAGCGATCCAGCCATCCGCGCCAGCGCACAAGGTCTGTTCATGCTGATGACCAACGGCATCGGCGCCGTGCTGGGCAGCTCAATCAGCGGCGTGATCATCGACCAATACTTCACCCGCCTGGATCACTCGCTGGACTGGCACGGCATCTGGATCACCTTCGCCACCTATTCGCTGGCGGTGGCGGTACTGTTCATGCTGCTGTTCCGGCACAAGCATGAGCCGGAGACTTTGGCTAGCGCTATTGTGCACTAG
- a CDS encoding rubredoxin: protein MNQTSTDTALRKWMCVVCGFIYEEALGLPEEGIDPGTRWSDVPDTWTCPDCGATKDDFEMIEID, encoded by the coding sequence ATGAATCAAACTTCTACCGACACCGCACTGCGCAAATGGATGTGTGTAGTCTGCGGTTTCATCTATGAGGAGGCTCTGGGGTTACCGGAGGAAGGCATTGATCCCGGTACACGTTGGAGTGATGTGCCTGATACCTGGACGTGCCCGGATTGCGGTGCGACCAAGGACGACTTCGAGATGATCGAAATTGACTGA
- the hemL gene encoding glutamate-1-semialdehyde 2,1-aminomutase, with protein sequence MTNHELFQRALYRIPGGVNSPVRAFKSVGGEPFFTKRADGAYLWDVEGNRYIDYVGSWGPMIVGHNHPKVREAVERAVRDGLSFGTPCPAEVTMAETIIKLVPSVDMVRMVNSGTEATMSAIRLARGATGRSKIVKFEGCYHGHGDSFLVKAGSGALTFGIPTSPGVPKANADLTLTLPYNDLAAAQALFVEHGADIAGLIIEPVAGNMNCIPPKEGYLQGLRELCTRHGALLIFDEVMTGFRVALGGAQAHYDITPDLTTFGKIIGGGMPVGAYGGRRDLMEQIAPAGPIYQAGTLSGNPVAMAAGLAMLELVQTPGFYDTLAARTRLLTDELQAVADGEGVPFSTNRVGGMFGMFFTHEKVGSYTQAIAANLAMFNRFFHSMLERGVYLAPSAFEAGFLSSAHSDEDIAATLDAARAAMRLTRTG encoded by the coding sequence ATGACGAATCACGAACTGTTCCAGCGCGCCTTGTACCGGATACCCGGTGGCGTGAACTCACCGGTGCGCGCCTTCAAGTCGGTGGGCGGTGAACCTTTTTTCACCAAACGTGCCGACGGCGCTTATTTGTGGGATGTAGAAGGAAACCGCTACATCGACTACGTCGGCTCATGGGGCCCGATGATTGTGGGGCACAATCATCCGAAAGTACGCGAAGCCGTCGAACGGGCTGTGCGCGATGGCCTGTCGTTTGGCACGCCGTGCCCAGCCGAAGTCACCATGGCGGAAACCATCATCAAGCTAGTGCCGTCCGTAGATATGGTTCGTATGGTGAATTCCGGCACAGAAGCAACTATGTCCGCCATCCGCCTCGCTCGCGGTGCCACCGGCCGTAGCAAGATCGTGAAATTCGAAGGCTGCTACCACGGCCATGGCGATAGCTTCCTGGTGAAGGCCGGCTCGGGCGCACTCACCTTCGGCATACCCACATCACCGGGTGTCCCCAAAGCCAATGCGGATCTCACACTGACGCTGCCCTACAACGATCTCGCCGCAGCGCAAGCACTTTTCGTCGAGCATGGCGCGGACATCGCCGGCCTCATCATCGAACCGGTCGCTGGCAACATGAACTGCATTCCGCCCAAAGAGGGTTACCTGCAAGGTTTGCGAGAACTGTGTACGCGCCATGGCGCTTTGCTGATTTTCGACGAAGTGATGACGGGTTTTCGCGTCGCGCTTGGTGGCGCGCAGGCACATTACGACATCACTCCTGACCTCACCACTTTCGGCAAGATCATCGGTGGCGGCATGCCTGTGGGCGCCTACGGCGGTCGTCGAGACCTGATGGAACAGATTGCACCGGCCGGGCCGATCTACCAGGCAGGCACCCTGAGTGGAAATCCCGTCGCCATGGCCGCTGGTCTGGCCATGCTGGAATTGGTGCAAACGCCCGGCTTCTACGACACACTGGCGGCACGCACACGCCTACTCACGGACGAATTGCAAGCCGTAGCCGATGGCGAAGGCGTTCCCTTCAGCACCAACCGAGTGGGCGGCATGTTCGGAATGTTCTTCACACATGAAAAAGTGGGCAGCTACACTCAAGCTATCGCGGCAAATTTGGCAATGTTCAATCGCTTCTTCCACAGCATGCTCGAACGCGGCGTGTATCTAGCACCCAGCGCTTTCGAAGCCGGGTTCCTTTCATCGGCGCACAGCGATGAAGATATCGCCGCGACGCTGGATGCAGCACGTGCAGCGATGCGCCTGACCCGTACCGGCTGA